In Tachysurus fulvidraco isolate hzauxx_2018 chromosome 1, HZAU_PFXX_2.0, whole genome shotgun sequence, a single window of DNA contains:
- the crlf1a gene encoding cytokine receptor-like factor 1a, whose translation MIMRRSSTSRDIIVLLFFMLRAPGAHCALPSTPMASVHPQDPALRIGASLTATCSVGTDHGLHAGSLYWTLNGRRLPSNTYSVLSPSVLSVTLSNLSGSRQRSGDNLVCHSGGGHVLAGSCLYVGMPPEKPVNLTCWSRNTKDLTCKWAPGGQGETFIKTKYTLKYKLKWYGQEKECEDYSGGQPYTCYIPRDLALFTPYEIWVEASNQLGSAISDVINLDILDVVTTDPPADVYVSRVGDLDDQLTVRWGTPPALKDYLFQAKYQIRYRLEDSTEWKVVDDMGNQTSCRLAGLRPGTVYFVQVRCNPVGILGSRKAGIWSDWSHPTAASTPHSERSIAGSCDSKAARQNSTLRQDLKQFFSWVRKRVSDCSAMSIKQYDQWRVWLQKSHKTRNQVLQGDKS comes from the exons ATGATCATGCGGAGAAGTAGCACGTCCCGGGACATTATCGTCTTATTGTTTTTCATGCTGCGCGCTCCCGGCGCACACTGCGCGCTCCCTTCCACCC CGATGGCCAGCGTGCATCCTCAGGACCCAGCCCTTCGGATCGGCGCCAGCTTGACGGCCACGTGTTCTGTCGGCACCGACCACGGCCTGCATGCCGGCTCGCTCTACTGGACGTTGAACGGTCGACGGCTTCCCAGCAACACCTACAGCGTGCTCAGTCCCAGTGTCCTCAGCGTCACTTTGAGCAACCTGAGCGGCTCGCGTCAGCGTTCGGGAGACAACCTGGTGTGTCACAGTGGCGGGGGGCACGTGCTCGCCGGGTCCTGTCTCTACGTGGGCA tgCCACCTGAGAAACCCGTAAACCTTACATGCTGGTCGAGAAACACCAAAGATCTCACCTGCAAATGGGCTCCTGGGGGTCAAGGCGAGACCTTCATTAagaccaaatacacactcaaatacaaGTTGAA GTGGTACGGCCAGGAAAAAGAGTGCGAAGACTACAGCGGCGGGCAGCCGTACACGTGCTACATCCCACGCGACCTCGCCCTCTTCACGCCCTACGAAATCTGGGTGGAGGCCTCCAACCAGCTCGGGAGTGCCATCTCCGACGTCATCAACCTGGATATTCTAGacgtgg TGACGACGGATCCTCCGGCCGACGTTTACGTGAGCCGAGTGGGCGATCTGGACGATCAGCTGACCGTACGCTGGGGAACCCCGCCTGCCCTAAAGGACTATCTCTTCCAGGCCAAGTACCAGATCCGCTACAGGCTCGAAGACAGCACAGAGTGGAAG GTGGTGGATGACATGGGAAACCAGACGTCCTGCAGGTTGGCAGGGCTCAGGCCGGGGACCGTGTACTTTGTGCAGGTGCGATGTAACCCAGTGGGCATCCTGGGATCCAGGAAGGCAGGCATCTGGAGTGACTGGAGTCATCCAACGGCAGCGTCCACGCCACACAGCG AGCGCTCAATTGCAGGTTCGTGTGACTCCAAAGCGGCCCGACAGAACTCGACACTACGTCAGGACCTGAAGCAGTTCTTCAGCTGGGTGCGCAAGCGTGTTTCCGACTGCAGTGCCATGAGCATCAAACAGTATGACCAGTGGCGCGTCTGGCTGCAAAAGTCTCACAAAACCCGGAACCAG